The Equus przewalskii isolate Varuska chromosome 8, EquPr2, whole genome shotgun sequence genome has a window encoding:
- the TCF24 gene encoding transcription factor 24 translates to MDRGGPAGSPLVASNESSPPAAATCDSSPGRTGPGPAGPGGGARAGGGRPAAANAARERSRVQTLRHAFLELQRTLPSVPPDTKLSKLDVLLLATTYIAHLTRSLQDDAEAPADSGLGALRGDGYLHPVKKWPMRSRLYIGATGQFLKHSVSGEKANHGNTPTDSQP, encoded by the exons ATGGACCGCGGCGGCCCCGCGGGCAGCCCCCTGGTCGCCAGCAACGAGTCCTCGCCCCCGGCTGCCGCCACCTGCGACTCCAGCCCGGGGCGGACCGGGCCGGGGCCGGCGGGCCCCGGCGGCGGTGCTCGCGCGGGGGGCGGGCGGCCGGCGGCAGCGAACGCGGCGCGGGAGCGCAGCCGCGTGCAGACCCTGCGGCACGCCTTCCTGGAGCTGCAGCGCACGCTGCCGTCGGTGCCGCCCGACACCAAGCTGTCCAAGCTGGACGTGCTGCTGCTGGCCACCACCTACATCGCGCACCTCACCCGCAGCCTGCAGGACGACGCCGAGGCTCCTGCCGACTCCGGGCTTGGCGCCCTGCGCGGCGACGGCTACCTGCACCCTGTTAAG aaatggcCCATGCGATCAAGATTATACATTGGTGCTACTGGTCAGTTTCTGAAGCATTCTGTCTCTGGAGAAAAAGCAAATCATGGCAATACTCCAACAGATTCACAGCCTTAG